In Burkholderia savannae, one genomic interval encodes:
- a CDS encoding YqiA/YcfP family alpha/beta fold hydrolase, which produces MILYLHGFRSSPQSFKARALAGRLSELGRADEWRCPTLSVAPLDAIAAVEAEVAGVPVRDVTVIGSSLGGYYATWLAEKHGWRAVLLNPATQPQRDLGRHLGEQPLWHGGGTIVVEPHHLDELNALRVAAITRPERYYLLAATGDEVLDYREMLAHYPGARTRVIDGSDHGISEFADYIDDVLAFCDAG; this is translated from the coding sequence GTGATTCTGTATCTGCACGGCTTCCGCTCGTCGCCGCAGTCGTTCAAGGCGCGCGCGCTCGCGGGCCGGCTGTCCGAGCTCGGGCGCGCGGACGAATGGCGCTGCCCGACGCTGTCGGTCGCGCCGCTCGACGCGATCGCGGCGGTGGAGGCCGAAGTCGCGGGCGTGCCCGTGCGCGACGTTACCGTGATCGGCAGCTCGCTCGGCGGCTATTACGCGACGTGGCTCGCGGAAAAGCACGGCTGGCGCGCGGTGCTGCTGAATCCGGCGACGCAGCCGCAGCGCGACCTGGGTCGCCATCTCGGCGAGCAGCCGCTCTGGCACGGCGGCGGCACGATCGTCGTCGAGCCGCATCATCTGGACGAGCTGAACGCGCTGCGCGTCGCGGCGATCACGCGGCCCGAGCGCTACTATCTGCTCGCGGCGACGGGCGACGAAGTGCTCGACTACCGCGAGATGCTTGCGCACTACCCGGGCGCGCGAACACGCGTCATCGACGGCAGCGATCACGGAATCAGCGAATTTGCCGACTATATCGACGACGTTCTTGCATTTTGTGACGCCGGATAG
- a CDS encoding ribonuclease catalytic domain-containing protein: protein MNVFFEESGSFKAGSVLSRQGDAFQVELPGGRRAKVRAKDVLIEFEKPAAGELMQQADEAAQQIDLDFLWECAPAEEFAYATLADEYFGASYGPVERAALVLRLHGSPVYFRRKGRGQYQRAPEEQLKMALAALERKRQQALVQAGYEEELKAGKLPDAFAGKALNLLTKPDKNSIEYKALDAAALARGVSPARLMLDCGGVASARALHEARFLAEYFPHGTGFPTVAVGKLPDDLPRADVNAFSIDDITTTEIDDAFSVEHLTDGRVRIGVHIAAPALGVARGDAVDAIARARLSTVYMPGDKITMLPDDVVDVFTLKEGDYRPALSLYIIVKRDTQEIVANETRAEYVYVKSNLRHNTLDELVTEEALAAGAGDYPHKDDIAVLWPLAQALFERRQVARAGYGLRREVQRNTDYNFYVEDERVSITPRRRGSPLDLIVSELAILANSTWGAFLHDHSVPGIYRTQRAFGMPSGPKRTRMQTSAAPHEGLGVPQYAWSTSPLRRYVDLVNQWQLLACVQHGVTAKLAAPFKQKDADLYAVVQGFDDTYAAYADHQRRMEYFWCLRWIKQEGRKQVNATVVKGDLVRLDEVPLLLHVPALGVHARGTRVLLDVMSVDELTIEASVRLLGVLDAPTVSGGEPADDEEDAEAADDVLLDAADESAESEAEALAEAGGAAHGDGEASASGEEQPK, encoded by the coding sequence GTGAACGTTTTCTTCGAGGAATCGGGCAGTTTCAAGGCGGGCAGCGTGCTGTCGCGCCAGGGCGACGCGTTTCAGGTCGAATTGCCGGGCGGCCGGCGCGCAAAGGTGCGCGCGAAGGATGTGCTGATCGAATTCGAGAAACCTGCCGCGGGCGAGCTGATGCAACAGGCGGATGAAGCCGCGCAACAGATCGATCTGGACTTTCTGTGGGAGTGCGCGCCCGCCGAGGAATTCGCGTATGCGACGCTCGCCGACGAATATTTCGGCGCGAGCTATGGCCCCGTCGAGCGCGCGGCGCTCGTGCTGCGCCTGCACGGCTCGCCCGTCTATTTCCGCCGCAAGGGGCGCGGACAGTACCAGCGCGCGCCCGAAGAGCAGTTGAAGATGGCGCTCGCCGCGCTGGAGCGCAAGCGCCAGCAGGCGCTCGTGCAGGCCGGCTACGAAGAGGAGCTGAAGGCGGGCAAGCTGCCCGACGCGTTCGCCGGCAAGGCGCTCAACCTCCTGACGAAGCCGGACAAGAACTCGATCGAATACAAGGCGCTCGACGCGGCGGCGCTCGCTCGCGGCGTGTCGCCCGCGCGCCTGATGCTCGACTGCGGCGGCGTTGCGTCCGCGCGCGCATTGCACGAGGCGCGCTTTCTCGCCGAATACTTCCCGCACGGCACGGGCTTTCCGACCGTCGCGGTGGGCAAGCTGCCCGACGACCTGCCGCGCGCGGACGTGAACGCGTTCTCGATCGACGACATCACGACGACCGAAATCGACGACGCGTTCTCCGTCGAGCATCTGACCGACGGCCGCGTGCGGATCGGCGTGCACATCGCGGCGCCCGCGCTCGGCGTCGCGCGCGGCGACGCGGTCGATGCGATCGCGCGCGCGCGGCTGTCGACCGTCTACATGCCGGGCGACAAGATCACGATGCTGCCGGACGACGTCGTCGACGTGTTCACGCTGAAGGAAGGCGACTATCGCCCGGCGCTGTCGCTGTACATCATCGTGAAGCGCGACACGCAGGAAATCGTCGCGAACGAAACGCGCGCCGAATACGTGTACGTGAAGAGCAACCTGCGGCACAACACGCTCGACGAGCTCGTCACCGAGGAGGCGCTCGCGGCGGGCGCGGGCGACTATCCGCACAAGGACGACATCGCAGTGCTCTGGCCGCTCGCGCAGGCGCTCTTCGAGCGGCGCCAGGTCGCGCGCGCGGGCTATGGCCTGAGGCGTGAAGTGCAGCGCAACACCGATTACAACTTCTACGTCGAAGACGAGCGCGTGTCGATCACGCCGCGCCGGCGCGGCTCGCCGCTCGATCTGATCGTGTCCGAGCTCGCGATCCTCGCGAATTCGACGTGGGGCGCGTTCCTGCACGATCACAGCGTGCCCGGCATCTATCGCACGCAGCGCGCGTTCGGCATGCCGAGCGGGCCGAAGCGCACGCGGATGCAGACGAGCGCCGCGCCGCACGAAGGGCTCGGCGTGCCGCAGTACGCGTGGAGCACGTCGCCGCTGCGTCGTTACGTCGACCTCGTCAATCAATGGCAACTGCTCGCCTGCGTGCAGCACGGCGTGACCGCGAAGCTCGCCGCGCCTTTCAAGCAGAAGGACGCGGATCTGTACGCGGTCGTGCAGGGCTTCGACGACACGTATGCCGCCTACGCCGATCACCAGCGGCGGATGGAATATTTCTGGTGCCTGCGCTGGATCAAGCAGGAAGGCCGCAAGCAGGTGAACGCGACCGTCGTGAAGGGCGATCTCGTGCGTCTCGACGAAGTACCGCTGCTGCTGCACGTGCCCGCGCTCGGCGTGCATGCGCGCGGCACGCGCGTGCTGCTCGACGTGATGTCGGTCGACGAGCTGACGATCGAGGCGTCGGTGCGGCTCCTCGGCGTGCTCGACGCGCCGACGGTGTCGGGCGGCGAGCCGGCCGACGATGAAGAGGACGCCGAAGCGGCCGACGACGTGCTGCTCGACGCGGCCGACGAATCGGCCGAAAGCGAGGCGGAAGCGCTTGCCGAGGCGGGCGGCGCGGCGCACGGCGACGGCGAAGCGTCCGCGAGCGGCGAGGAGCAGCCGAAATGA
- the aroE gene encoding shikimate dehydrogenase: protein MSATVDSAARTRDRYAVIGNPIAHSKSPFIHERFADQTGEAIEYAHLLAPLDGFAAAVREFIAQGGRGVNVTVPFKLEAYALADTLSPRAAAAGAVNTLRFDAGGIFGDNTDGVGLVRDIETNLGVSLTGARILLLGSGGAARGVVLPMLERAPASLTIVNRTASKAEELVGQFTQAAHDAGCVLAGGGPERVAREPYDVIVNATAGSLDAALPACDAAAFGPSTLAYDMMYGARPTVFMEHAAALGARVADGLGMLVEQAAESFYIWRGVRPDSAPVLAALRAALAASAAH from the coding sequence ATGAGCGCGACCGTCGATTCCGCCGCGCGCACGCGCGATCGCTATGCGGTGATCGGCAATCCGATCGCGCACAGCAAGTCGCCGTTCATCCATGAGCGCTTCGCCGATCAGACGGGCGAGGCGATCGAATACGCGCATCTGCTCGCGCCGCTCGACGGCTTCGCGGCCGCGGTGCGCGAGTTCATCGCGCAGGGCGGCCGCGGCGTGAACGTCACCGTGCCGTTCAAGCTCGAGGCCTACGCGCTTGCCGACACGCTGTCGCCGCGCGCGGCGGCGGCGGGTGCCGTGAACACGCTGCGCTTCGACGCAGGCGGCATCTTCGGCGACAACACCGACGGCGTCGGCCTCGTACGCGACATCGAGACGAATCTCGGCGTGAGCCTGACGGGCGCGCGCATCCTGCTGCTCGGCTCGGGCGGCGCGGCGCGCGGCGTCGTGCTGCCGATGCTCGAGCGCGCGCCCGCGTCGCTCACGATCGTCAACCGGACCGCGAGCAAGGCAGAAGAGCTCGTCGGCCAGTTCACGCAGGCGGCGCACGACGCGGGTTGCGTGCTCGCGGGCGGCGGGCCCGAGCGGGTCGCGCGCGAGCCGTACGACGTGATCGTCAACGCGACGGCGGGCAGCCTCGATGCGGCGCTGCCCGCGTGCGACGCGGCGGCGTTCGGCCCGTCGACGCTCGCGTACGACATGATGTACGGCGCGCGGCCGACCGTCTTCATGGAGCACGCGGCGGCGCTCGGCGCGCGCGTGGCGGACGGGCTCGGGATGCTGGTCGAGCAGGCGGCGGAGTCGTTCTATATCTGGCGCGGCGTGCGGCCCGACAGCGCGCCCGTGCTCGCCGCACTGCGGGCCGCGCTCGCGGCGTCGGCGGCGCACTGA
- the mtgA gene encoding monofunctional biosynthetic peptidoglycan transglycosylase, which translates to MRNSPVTPGRGRAPARGATGARRRGLARWLAYAGGVFAGAWLATQLYYFAQIALWTVIDPGSSAFMRADAWRLSAERPAAAIRHRWVPYDKISRNLKRAVIASEDADFANNSGYEVDAILQAWEKNRAHGRIVSGGSTITQQLARNLFLSGERSYIRKGQELVIAWMLETLLDKERIFEIYLNSVEFGRGVYGAEAAAQYYYRISASRLSAWQSARLAVMLPNPRYFDAHRGSPYLAQRAGVIARRMGAAELPASQ; encoded by the coding sequence GTGCGGAACAGTCCCGTTACGCCCGGCCGGGGCCGCGCGCCGGCACGCGGCGCGACCGGCGCGCGCCGGCGCGGCCTCGCGCGCTGGCTCGCGTACGCAGGCGGCGTGTTCGCCGGCGCGTGGCTCGCGACGCAGCTCTACTACTTCGCGCAGATCGCGCTCTGGACGGTGATCGATCCGGGCTCGAGCGCGTTCATGCGCGCGGACGCGTGGCGCTTGTCGGCCGAGCGGCCCGCCGCAGCGATCCGGCATCGATGGGTGCCGTACGACAAGATCTCGCGAAACCTGAAGCGCGCGGTGATCGCATCTGAAGACGCCGATTTCGCAAACAATTCGGGCTACGAAGTGGATGCGATCCTGCAGGCGTGGGAGAAGAACCGCGCGCACGGCAGGATCGTGTCGGGCGGCTCGACGATCACGCAGCAGCTCGCGCGCAACCTGTTCCTGTCCGGCGAGCGGAGCTATATCCGCAAGGGGCAGGAGCTCGTCATCGCGTGGATGCTCGAAACGCTGCTCGACAAGGAGCGCATTTTCGAGATCTATCTGAACTCCGTCGAATTCGGCCGCGGCGTGTATGGCGCGGAAGCCGCCGCGCAGTACTACTACCGGATTTCCGCGAGCCGGCTATCCGCATGGCAGTCGGCGCGGCTCGCGGTGATGCTGCCGAATCCTAGGTATTTCGATGCGCACCGCGGCTCGCCTTATCTTGCGCAGCGCGCGGGCGTGATCGCGCGACGGATGGGCGCGGCGGAATTGCCGGCGTCGCAGTAA
- a CDS encoding S10 family peptidase — MPARKTKLLLAAVFSSLLLAACNGDDGGPAASVAANADSSSNTGSSSGADKPYQDPNRYSSSGSASLSPSAATENAAITHHQITVNGKTINYTATAGHLSARNPQTGAAEASFFYVAYTADNQPLGKRPVTFFYNGGPGSSTVWLHLGSFGPKRLVTGDPNANSPTPFPFVDNQETLLDTTDLVFVDAIGTGFSEAIAPNTNQTFWGVDQDGGAFRDFVTRYLQVNRRNDSPKYLFGESYGTPRTDVLANLLETAGVKLDGIVLQSSILNYNSNCDMASNSVGNSNNGSSAVSCAGFVPSYGTVGAYYRLDNPNPSNLPQYADQMRLLTAGTYAPAVDAYLASNTQPPQSLVTTMSNSTGAAASLWRANFNLLPTTYDNSYQLALIPGTLIGRYDARVNVPTNSPLAADGDPSSSFITKPFTDTIGTYLPNVLKYSAKSAYAVESNAINTWDWSHDGLDLPDTIPDLATALTLNPALKVLSLNGYHDIATPFYQTELDLARLGAQPNLTIKDYQGGHMVYLDDTSRPREKADLATFYAATPVAR; from the coding sequence ATGCCAGCACGTAAAACGAAGCTGTTATTAGCCGCGGTATTCTCTTCGCTGCTCCTCGCAGCGTGCAACGGGGATGACGGAGGCCCCGCTGCGAGCGTCGCCGCGAACGCCGACAGTTCGAGCAATACCGGCTCTTCCTCCGGCGCGGACAAGCCCTACCAAGATCCCAACCGCTATTCGTCGAGCGGGAGCGCATCGCTGTCGCCTTCCGCCGCGACCGAGAACGCCGCGATCACGCATCACCAGATCACGGTGAACGGCAAGACGATCAACTACACGGCGACTGCCGGCCACCTGAGCGCCCGCAACCCACAGACGGGCGCCGCCGAAGCATCGTTCTTCTACGTCGCGTACACGGCGGACAACCAGCCGCTCGGCAAGCGTCCCGTCACGTTCTTCTACAACGGCGGCCCGGGTTCGTCGACGGTCTGGCTGCACCTCGGCTCGTTCGGTCCGAAGCGCCTCGTGACCGGCGATCCGAACGCGAACAGCCCGACGCCGTTCCCGTTCGTCGACAACCAGGAAACGCTCCTCGACACGACCGATCTCGTGTTCGTCGACGCGATCGGCACCGGCTTCTCGGAAGCGATCGCGCCGAACACGAACCAGACGTTCTGGGGCGTCGATCAGGACGGCGGAGCATTTCGCGATTTCGTGACCCGCTATCTGCAGGTGAATCGGCGCAACGATTCGCCGAAGTACCTGTTCGGCGAATCGTACGGCACGCCGCGCACCGACGTGCTCGCGAACCTGCTCGAGACGGCGGGCGTGAAGCTCGACGGGATCGTGCTGCAGTCGTCGATTCTCAACTACAACAGCAATTGCGACATGGCGAGCAACTCCGTCGGCAATTCGAACAACGGATCGAGCGCGGTGAGCTGCGCGGGCTTCGTGCCGAGCTACGGCACGGTCGGCGCGTACTACCGGCTCGACAATCCGAACCCGTCGAATCTGCCGCAATACGCGGACCAGATGCGCCTGCTGACGGCGGGCACCTATGCGCCAGCCGTGGATGCGTATCTCGCGAGCAACACGCAGCCGCCGCAGAGCCTCGTGACGACGATGTCGAATTCGACGGGCGCCGCCGCGTCGCTCTGGCGCGCGAACTTCAACCTGCTGCCGACCACGTACGACAACAGCTATCAGCTCGCGCTGATCCCGGGCACGCTGATCGGCCGCTACGACGCGCGCGTGAACGTGCCGACGAACAGCCCGCTCGCCGCGGACGGCGATCCGTCGAGCAGCTTCATCACGAAGCCGTTCACCGACACGATCGGCACCTATTTGCCGAACGTGCTGAAGTACTCGGCGAAGTCGGCCTATGCTGTGGAGAGCAACGCGATCAATACGTGGGATTGGAGCCACGACGGTCTCGATCTGCCCGACACGATCCCGGATCTGGCCACGGCGCTCACGCTCAATCCTGCGCTGAAGGTGCTGTCGCTGAACGGTTATCACGACATCGCGACGCCGTTCTATCAGACGGAGCTCGATCTCGCCCGTCTCGGCGCGCAGCCCAACCTGACGATCAAGGATTACCAGGGCGGACACATGGTCTATCTGGACGATACGTCGCGGCCGCGGGAGAAAGCCGATCTGGCGACGTTCTATGCCGCGACGCCCGTCGCGCGGTGA
- a CDS encoding EF-hand domain-containing protein: MKIHSAFAWSALAAAGLALFMQAALAQQAASGAQPDRRAQAQLGDPYVPPAARKPTAGTQTSGAALHAQVVRKLQRQFAAADADNTGLTEAQAKAAGLGYVAKNFKQIDANHTGRVSFSDVQRYIQSQSATQQ, encoded by the coding sequence ATGAAAATCCATTCGGCATTTGCCTGGTCGGCGCTCGCCGCCGCAGGCCTCGCGCTCTTCATGCAAGCGGCGCTCGCGCAGCAGGCGGCGAGCGGCGCGCAACCCGATCGCCGCGCGCAGGCGCAACTCGGCGATCCGTACGTACCGCCCGCCGCGCGCAAGCCGACGGCCGGCACGCAGACGTCGGGCGCCGCGCTGCACGCGCAGGTCGTGCGCAAGCTGCAGCGCCAGTTCGCAGCGGCCGACGCCGACAATACGGGCCTGACCGAAGCGCAGGCGAAGGCGGCGGGCCTCGGCTACGTCGCGAAGAACTTCAAGCAGATCGACGCGAACCACACGGGGCGCGTGTCGTTCTCCGACGTGCAGCGCTACATCCAATCGCAGAGCGCGACGCAGCAGTAA
- a CDS encoding IclR family transcriptional regulator, producing the protein MNKTPMTLALNGATAVHTDMSDAALADSIGATSTPLDLAAQQAGTQTLLRGLAILEAVAGGARDMRAIGAALGTTRSTTHRLVSSLVQARYLRQVQGGYLLGPKLIELGTIALEQMPLTAVARAHLEALAQATLDTIHLGVRDGDDVLYIDKIPGTRGLEMRSRIGHRMPLASTGIGKAMMLDLDPDTWRSLFEASKRALAGVNFKPDRRPDVGTFLQRMAHYAAGGYTFDLEENETSIRCVAAPVRDASGAIVAALSVASTIPYMSLDRMNELVPLVQRGARAISADLGWSAPQATRRIKR; encoded by the coding sequence ATGAACAAGACGCCCATGACGCTTGCTTTGAACGGCGCGACAGCCGTCCATACCGACATGTCCGACGCGGCGCTCGCCGACAGCATCGGCGCGACGAGCACGCCGCTCGATCTCGCCGCGCAGCAGGCGGGCACGCAGACGCTGCTGCGCGGGCTCGCGATTCTCGAGGCGGTCGCGGGCGGCGCGCGCGACATGCGCGCGATCGGCGCCGCGCTCGGCACGACGCGCAGCACGACGCACCGCCTCGTCAGCAGCCTCGTGCAGGCGCGCTATCTGCGCCAGGTGCAAGGCGGCTATCTGCTCGGTCCGAAGCTGATCGAGCTCGGCACGATCGCGCTCGAGCAGATGCCGCTCACGGCGGTTGCGCGGGCGCATCTCGAGGCGCTCGCGCAAGCGACGCTCGACACGATTCACCTCGGCGTGCGCGACGGCGACGACGTGCTCTACATCGACAAGATTCCCGGCACGCGCGGCCTCGAGATGCGCTCGCGGATCGGCCACCGGATGCCGCTCGCGTCGACGGGAATCGGCAAGGCGATGATGCTCGACCTCGATCCCGACACGTGGCGCTCGCTGTTCGAGGCGTCCAAGCGCGCGCTCGCGGGCGTGAACTTCAAGCCGGATCGCCGCCCCGACGTCGGCACGTTCCTGCAGCGGATGGCGCACTACGCGGCGGGCGGCTACACGTTCGATCTCGAGGAGAACGAAACGTCGATTCGCTGTGTCGCCGCGCCGGTGCGAGACGCGTCGGGCGCGATCGTCGCCGCGCTGTCGGTGGCGAGCACGATTCCGTACATGTCGCTCGACCGCATGAACGAGCTCGTGCCGCTCGTGCAGCGCGGCGCGCGTGCGATTTCGGCCGATCTCGGCTGGAGCGCGCCGCAGGCGACGCGCAGGATCAAGCGATGA
- a CDS encoding 2-dehydro-3-deoxygalactonokinase has protein sequence MMAHAAAPALIGLDWGTTSLRAYLFAADGSVLDTRALAAGVMSLPDAQGASSSQAFDAAFERACGAWLDRAPHVPALAAGMVGSAQGWREAPYVTMPADADVFASNLVRLRTARGSSLAIVPGALEPGELPDVMRGEETQIVGALAAEPSLAHERAGVLIALPGTHAKWAWVRDGRIEWFRTYMTGELYAALRGHTILGRTMQPSDAPDWPAFAHGVRIARRKRGEGLLATLFSTRTLGLTGQLAPQAQGDYLSGLLIGHELNALDALLDGHGASLAALAPRLVGDGALCDRYRRALAEFDCGEARIVERASERGLWRIATLAGLVGAAGDAVCTSQ, from the coding sequence ATGATGGCGCACGCGGCGGCGCCCGCGCTGATCGGGCTCGACTGGGGCACGACGTCGCTGCGCGCGTACCTGTTCGCCGCCGACGGCTCGGTGCTCGACACGCGCGCGCTTGCCGCCGGCGTGATGAGCTTGCCCGATGCGCAGGGCGCATCGTCGTCGCAGGCATTCGACGCGGCGTTCGAGCGCGCGTGCGGCGCATGGCTCGATCGCGCGCCGCACGTGCCCGCGCTCGCGGCCGGCATGGTCGGCAGCGCGCAGGGCTGGCGCGAAGCGCCGTACGTGACGATGCCGGCCGACGCCGACGTGTTCGCATCGAATCTCGTGCGGCTTCGCACCGCGCGCGGCTCGTCGCTCGCGATCGTGCCGGGCGCGCTCGAGCCGGGCGAGTTGCCGGACGTGATGCGCGGCGAGGAGACGCAGATCGTCGGCGCGCTCGCGGCCGAGCCGTCGCTCGCGCACGAGCGAGCGGGCGTGCTGATCGCGCTGCCCGGCACGCACGCGAAATGGGCGTGGGTGCGCGACGGCCGCATCGAGTGGTTTCGCACGTACATGACGGGCGAGCTGTACGCCGCGCTGCGCGGGCACACGATTCTCGGCCGCACGATGCAGCCGAGCGACGCGCCCGATTGGCCCGCGTTCGCGCATGGCGTGCGGATCGCGCGCCGCAAGCGCGGCGAGGGATTGCTCGCGACCTTGTTCAGCACGCGCACGCTCGGCCTGACCGGGCAGCTCGCGCCGCAAGCGCAGGGCGATTATTTGTCCGGACTGCTGATCGGTCACGAGCTGAACGCGCTCGACGCGCTGCTCGACGGCCACGGCGCATCGCTTGCCGCGCTCGCTCCGCGCCTCGTCGGCGACGGCGCATTGTGCGATCGCTATCGCCGCGCGCTGGCCGAATTCGACTGCGGCGAGGCGCGCATCGTCGAGCGTGCGTCCGAGCGCGGCCTGTGGCGCATCGCGACGCTGGCCGGGCTCGTCGGCGCGGCGGGCGACGCCGTCTGCACGTCGCAATAG
- a CDS encoding 2-dehydro-3-deoxy-6-phosphogalactonate aldolase, translated as MSMDAEALRFPAPYAPHRALMRAFDACPLIAILRGITPADAAAHGAALYEAGFRIVEVPLNSPDPFDGIAALRAALPADAIVGAGTVLRAEYVDDVVRAGGELIVMPHADGDVVRRAKTLGIGCAPGVATPTEAFAALANGADVLKMFPAEQLGQVAVKAWRAVIDARVPLVPVGGITPENMGPYLAAGANGFGLGSALYAPGQTPDVTASRARAFVKGWQIARNGAAR; from the coding sequence ATGTCGATGGATGCCGAAGCACTCCGTTTTCCCGCGCCGTATGCGCCGCATCGCGCCCTGATGCGCGCGTTCGACGCGTGTCCGCTGATCGCGATCCTGCGCGGGATCACGCCCGCGGACGCGGCGGCGCACGGCGCCGCGTTGTACGAAGCGGGCTTTCGCATCGTCGAGGTGCCGCTCAATTCGCCCGATCCGTTCGACGGCATCGCCGCGTTGCGCGCCGCGCTGCCCGCCGACGCGATCGTCGGCGCGGGCACGGTGTTGCGCGCCGAATACGTCGACGATGTCGTGCGCGCCGGTGGCGAGCTGATCGTGATGCCGCATGCGGACGGCGACGTCGTGCGCCGCGCGAAGACGCTCGGCATCGGCTGCGCGCCCGGCGTCGCGACGCCGACCGAGGCGTTCGCCGCGCTCGCGAACGGCGCGGACGTGCTGAAGATGTTTCCGGCCGAGCAGCTCGGCCAGGTCGCCGTGAAGGCGTGGCGCGCGGTGATCGATGCGCGCGTGCCGCTCGTGCCGGTCGGCGGGATCACGCCCGAGAACATGGGGCCGTATCTCGCGGCGGGCGCGAACGGCTTCGGCCTCGGCTCCGCGTTGTACGCGCCCGGACAGACGCCCGACGTCACAGCCTCGCGCGCGCGGGCGTTCGTCAAGGGATGGCAGATCGCCCGCAACGGAGCGGCGCGGTGA
- a CDS encoding SDR family oxidoreductase, translated as MNRLAGKVAFVTGAGRGIGAAIARAFVQEGAAVALAELDAALAEETVDAIARDVADARVLAVPTDVAQAESVAAALAQTERAFGPLDVLVNNAGINVFRDPLSLTDEDWRRCFAVDLDGVWNGCRAALPGMVERGRGSIVNIASTHAFKIIPGCFPYPVAKHGVLGLTRALGIEYAPRNVRVNAIAPGYIETQATRDWWSAQPDPEAARRETLALQPMKRIGRADEVAMTAVFLASDEAPFINASCITIDGGRSVLYHD; from the coding sequence GTGAACCGGCTCGCGGGCAAGGTCGCGTTCGTGACGGGCGCGGGGCGCGGCATCGGCGCGGCGATCGCGCGCGCGTTCGTGCAGGAAGGCGCGGCCGTCGCGCTCGCGGAGCTCGACGCGGCGCTCGCCGAAGAGACCGTCGACGCGATCGCGCGCGATGTGGCCGATGCGCGCGTGCTCGCCGTGCCGACGGACGTCGCGCAGGCCGAGTCGGTCGCGGCGGCGCTCGCGCAAACGGAGCGCGCGTTCGGCCCGCTCGACGTGCTCGTCAACAACGCGGGCATCAACGTGTTCCGCGATCCGCTTTCGCTCACCGACGAAGACTGGCGGCGTTGTTTCGCGGTCGATCTCGACGGCGTCTGGAACGGCTGTCGCGCGGCGCTGCCCGGCATGGTCGAGCGCGGGCGCGGCAGCATCGTGAACATCGCGTCGACGCATGCGTTCAAGATCATTCCGGGCTGCTTTCCGTATCCGGTCGCCAAGCACGGCGTGCTGGGTCTCACGCGCGCGCTCGGCATCGAATACGCGCCGCGCAACGTGCGCGTGAATGCGATCGCGCCCGGCTACATCGAGACGCAGGCGACGCGCGACTGGTGGAGCGCGCAGCCCGACCCCGAGGCCGCGCGGCGCGAGACGCTCGCGCTGCAGCCGATGAAGCGGATCGGGCGCGCGGACGAAGTGGCGATGACCGCGGTGTTTCTCGCGTCGGACGAAGCGCCGTTCATCAACGCGAGCTGCATCACGATCGACGGCGGGCGTTCGGTGCTGTATCACGACTGA